tgttttgGACGGAGGCAGCAGCATTAGTTcaattcttcttttcttttcgtttagcAAGAGTCGACTGGTCTTGTTTTTagcttagtttatttttattttgggtatttttcTCTCTTAGATTTTCGCATGGTTcaatttagattaatttttattgctaaaaatatcatgtgtagctaatttctaaaacttgggttgtggaataagacttaatttattttgggttctagtttgatgcaatattttgttgttgaatgttgatttcactaagttactagttgaatttaaattgaaaattgatgcggctcttgctcttgttttgttgttgacgtgaggcacaacaaaagcttgaaaattatcaaggcttctctcaatTGATTGTTactgtgtgttcggctagtaaaatagaaaatccctaagaaaaatattgcgaaatcttgagcttaactttttatcttccgattagcaatgccttgattggattgttaatcgagaaaattatctagaatccgaaataaagagtctcatacccaacccaagtgttcgttaatttgttttgttttagaaactctaatttcaacttcgattatctttttgcattgcatttgaattttattttcatcactcatacttgattcatttgttactcacaaatctcctatacgctttgataacccattgtccctgtggaatacgattctagatttatccttgatacaacttgacacttctacacttggaagcacattcgagactgagtcaagtttttggcgccgttgccggggacaactggtgcttattagagcattcctctactgctgagaggacgttgtggagctgtgaaccttttcacagcctgggtgacatctaattttttttttccttctctttgtttatttttcatggtctttgattatctgctcttgtttgtatgactagttgggctagagaccatacatctcgactgtttaggacacaatcattgacatcttttagctctgcatcatcttctgcagaatcatcatcaaacactaatagcatcatggctgaaaatgagcatcatgatagggaagtggaaaatccaaacaggactcttagagagtatcttcagcctgttaggactagcacaccttcttgcatcattttgcctattaatgcaaatgtttttaatttcaaacctgggATGATTCCActgttaccacactttcatggtatggaatctgaaaacccctatttgcatatcaaagagtttgaagaagtgtgttccacattcatggatagaacatgcactgatgaagtcataagattgaaactgtttccattttccttaaaagacaaggctaagacatggttgaattccttaagaccaagatccattgggacttggcaagaaatgcaaactgaattttttaaaaaaaaatttcccatgcatagaactaATGCTTTGAAgtgacagatcatgaattttggccaaaaggatgtgaaaacattttatcattgttgggaacgattcaaagagcttttaaatgcatgtccccatcatggatatgagaattggagggtcattagttttttttatgagcggttgcaaccaaaaatgagacaatttgtggagaccatgtgtaatggagcattttttaacaaagaacctgatgaagcttttgaatattttgattatctagctgaaaatgcacaatcatgggatacatctgatgttcatgataggttgaaaagttcaaggacaatttcagggggtgggaaatataatctgagagaagtagatgatttgaatgctaggttggctatgatttctaagaaattagaaaccatagaaatgaagaaagtgaatgaagtacaagctgtaccttagattaccttgagctgtaatatttgtgagggccaagggcattcaactaatgattgcccgaccattcctgccttcaaagaagttctcttggatcaatctaatgctgttaatatggttgctaaatctttttcaggtacttattccaacacttacaattcgggatggagaaatcaccctaatttcagttggagaggtgaacaagctgctttacctgcacccaacatagctggtccttcagaaattgtaccctacactaccccaggaggtccaggaccatctcaatatgccaaccacatggtgccagcccagaaaaagaaccttgaagacaatttccagcaattatccaccaacttccagtagctgtccaccaattttcagcaattcatgcaaagccaagctgctatcaatagtcaaaattcacaagccattgctgagattcgagggtcagtcacaaggttgactacaaccatgagtgctcaagagaaagggaagttccctgcacaatctcagcctaatccccaaggccaaaaccaccaatttcaaaatgtggcaggagattcaaatgtcaagcaagtcaaggctattacaaccttgagaaatggtaaggtgattggcattccagctcaagaggtagaaaagaatggtaacacttctaaacctccttctgaaaatgaggcacatgatcctttgaaatctgaaagtgtcccaagcactacacttgcaccttttcctcaaaggttagcccctttgcacaaagataagcatcacgcggaaattcttgaaatttttaagcaagttaggattaatataccattgttagatgctattcaacagattcctacctatgctaaatttttaaaggatttatgtaccgtaaaaagaaaattgaatgtgcaaaagaaagcttttcttactgagcaggttagtgctattatccaaaccaacactcctcccaaatacaaggatCCAAGATCtcctaccatagcttgcatgataggaagctcaaaaataggccaagcattattagacttaggttcaagtgtgaacttattgccttataatgtttatgttcagcttggattgggtgagttgaaatctacttctatcacattgtaGTTGGCTGAcaggtctattaagattccaaggggagttgtggaagatgttttgcttcaagtagacaaattctactatccagtagactttatcgtactcgacatgcaattgactaatcattctactttccaagcacctgttatcttaggaagacccttcttggctacttctaatgcactcataaattgtagaagtggagttttaaagttgagtttttgaaatatgaccttggagctaaatatttttaatctttgcaggcaaccgcaagaagttgaagaagttcatgaagtgaatttgctggaaaatttcattgatgaaaattctacacattactttcaactcattgattctttagaagaatttgaagaagatttgaaaatatttgataatgttaatgactcatcttttgtttcctcaataggtcagcaagttacaccaccatggaggccaaaatttgagcaacttccaccattgacatcaaccctcaagccttcggaggagcaatccccaactttggacttcaaacctcttccattggagttgaagtatgctttcttaggaccacaaagcaccttccctgtggtaatttcttctcacttaactagtgaacaagaagataaattgctagatgtccttaagaagcataaaaagtctattgggtggataatggctgatataaaatgtataagtcccttggagtgtacccatagaatttatttagaagatgatgcaaagccttcgagggaaatgcaaagaaggttgaatcccacaatggaggaagtggttaaaggtgaggtgttgaaattgcttgatgtgggtattaTTTACCCCATCTtggatagcaagtgggtaagtcccattcatgtagttccaaaaaaatccgggcttaccattgttaaaaatgaacaaaatgaatcgattcctacgaggattcctactggttggcgcatgtgtatagattataggaagttgaatgccgccactaggaaagatcattttcctttgcagtttcttgatcaagtgttagaaaaagttgctggacatgccttttattgtttcttagatggattcttcggttactatcaattagaaatagcaccagaggatcaagaaaagaccacctttacttgtccttttggtacttttgcttttaagagaatgccttttggtttatgcaatgcaccagcaacttttcaaagatgcatgcttagcatctttagtgacatgattgagaacactctagaagtgtttatggatgatttttctgtatttggtgattcatttgagagttgtttaactaatttacaagctgttttggccaggtgtgaagagaagcaattgctacttaattgggagaagtgccatttcatggtataacatggcattgttctgggacatattgtttcatctagaggactcgaagtagatagagcaaaaattgagttgatttctaaacttcctacacctaagtcaataaaagacattagatcttttcttgggcatgcgggtttttataggagatttatcaaagactttagctctatttctaagcctctatgtaagctattgatgaatgatgtaaaatttgattggacacctgagtgtcaagaagctttttgtcggcttaaaactttgctaaccactgctcctattcttcaacctcctgattggttactttcttttgaaatcatgtgtgatgcaagtgattttgctgtaggagctgttcttggacagcgtaggaacaaacttccctatgtcatttactatgcaagtaaaactttgaattttgctcaaaaaaattattctactactgaaaaagaattacttgttgtggtatttgctttagagaagtttcgtgcgtattttcttggttctcctatagtcatctttactgaccatgcagctctcaagtatttattgacaaagaaagatgcaaaaccaaggttgattagatggatacttttactccaggagttcgatattatcatcaaggacaagaaaggagtagagaatgtggtagccgaccatctgtctaggctcacagttgctgaaactgaacaatcgatacctgttcttgattcttttcctgatgaacatcttatgttagttgaaaatttgccttggtttgttgatatagtaaatttcttggtgataggacaaacaccacctcattggagcgctcaagatacatgaaaattcatgcatgaggtgagatcgttcttctatgatgatccttaccttttcaagtattgtttagatcaaatcattaggaagtgtgtgcccaatgatgaaatttctggtgtcttaaatttttgccttacgaaagcttgtggtgggcatttttcagcccacaaaacagtggccaaaattcttcaaagcggattttattggccaaccatgttcaaggatgcctttagtttttgtaaaacttgtgaatcttgtcagaaattaggaggaatcactaggagaaatatgatgcctatgcaacccatactagtgattgaaatttttgattgttgggggatagattttatgggaccatttccttcttcttatggctatttatacattttgcttgctgttgactatgtttctaagtgggttgaggcagtcccttgcaaatctaatgatcatcaagttgttttaaaatttttgaaagaaaacatttttgctaggtttggcatgcctaaagccataatcagtgataatggcacccacttttgtaacaagcatttcttggccttaatgaagaagtatggtatccatcataaaatctctactctctatcatcctcaaaccaatggacaagctgaactagcaaatagggagattaaaaacattcttgaaaaaacagttaacccaaacaggaaggattggtctttgagattgtctgatgccttgtgggcttatagaacagcctttaaaaccattttgggcatgtctccatatagactagtgtatggtaaggcttgccatttgcctgtagagttggaacatagagcgtattgggccattaagcaatgcaattttaacattgataaagctggttgtgtgagaaaattgcagttgtctgagttggatgagttgaggaaggatgcctacaacaactctaagttgtccaaagaaagaatgaagaacttccatgataaacacatccaacgtaagacttttgagcctaatcaaaaagtgttattgtacaactctcggttacacttgttccctggtaagttaaggtctcgatggagtgggccttatgtggtacaaactgtttttcctcatggtgctatagagataatgaatcctctcaatggtaacatttttaaggttaatggtcaaaggctcaagccttttatttctaactttgcacctgaggaatctactctacatttgcttcatcctaattgatggttcttgatctatccatctcttttcattgttttcttttgttcttcagtttttatttttatttttgctgcattcctttcaaagctatctaggtacttccttttcctctttccttcagtttttctttgaattttcggttcttcttttagttgttttgccccttaactgctctttttgtgtaaattctttcgtttctcttgcatcattgaggacaatgctacaatctagttggggggtggaagagaatttatttctctgtttgcatgccttagacatattttggttcatttaaaaaaaaaaaaaaaaaaaaaaaggagatctgttgaggtcatggaacatgtggaatgtagtgcaaatgagagtttatgtcaaaagagggatttatccatttttatttagttgttaaaccaagggaaagatgttaaaagttttgctaaaacatacacaacacatacccggaaggcctagaaagactacattgagtcattgttggttgatttacacttcaattgtttgatactctaatttttttttttttgatagaaaatgcttcactgcatatattcataggcgaagttacaactgtgacttaacaAACTGGAAAACTAGACCATAAGCCAACTAATGCATCTGCTCAGGAGCtcccccgtcaacaaatttctttgtgacggacattgtctaaaaacTTCTACACCTCCTCTTTTGAcagcagtcaaaagagaaagttCTCTGATGAACAGAGATAAACCACCTCTCTtccgaagaagagaggtacaccaCACTCTTTCCTCCCATGGAGGAAGAGTACCAAACCtacattcctccaaaagaggagtaggacaaaaccCACATTCCTTTTAAGGAGTGGGACTCTAggcaatatttaaaatataaaactaaaacacattaaaacaaATACAGAGCAACATAACAACATTAACGGGCTGTGCATAACAGAAGGCCCAGCCCAGGCCCATGACCCGACATCCCGGGGGCCCAACCCGCTAACAACAGGGCGCCTAAGGATCGGACTAGGGTTTCTTCGCTACGTCCGCCGCCCCCTCTTCCTTCTCTGTTCCTGTGCAGCGCTGCTGCTGCCGATCACCACAAGGCACGGGAAGACCCCCGATGCCTAGATAAGCCCCTGCAAAACAGTCGGCCAGAAACAGATACATTAAACCAGCAGCCCCATCGTACTAGACCCAAAACACTCTGTTACGAGAACAGAGAATCAAGCCTCTCGCCGTCGAGCCACCCCGCCGTATCCTCGCCCCACTAGAGCCCAAGCCGTCAGCCTTGCTTCAACACGAATAGGCTAGCTTCTCACCCGTCCAAATCCTCCCATCTGTTTCGTCCGCGCCGTACGCCTCCACTGCAAAGAGCCACCTCACAGGATTGCTCACGCCTCCTCTACTAAGCGGCACCTCGCTGGGTTGGTCGGGACCCTTACCGGTGATCCTCGCACCAGGAAAGACACTGAAAATAGGGGAGAAGAGCTAACCACCACAAACGCAAGAGCCGAATGAGAAAACCAAAAACGGGCCAAAAACAGCAgacgaaaagaaaaaacagaaaatagaggataaaaaactaaaactaaaactaaagggaggagggaggggggagggagggaggagccgaggctcccacctccctcaacGGCGAAGAAACGGTCTGTTTGCTTTTTAGAGAGGGGgcagagcttctctctctaaacttGCTTGGGTTCTGATTGTTTGatactctaatgaaccatatccttatggcttaggaagagatctgaaatgaattaaatgagaaaagagacaagccagggatcaaaaaaaaaaaaaaatcctttaggtacactagtggtaagggctgacttgtgaaagtgtggataggcgcacattcataggtccgattcccccactaggaaatctaaaaatataaaaaaacaaaaattacatttgtgtagtggaaaaggctgcctatcaCCGGggcccttacaaaaaaaaataggcgcctttcaaagtgtaatagcgtgaaagccgccactacaatggttttgaattagagtaagaccatgtggttttctcagattggttgttgtgattgaaactgttaatgtctctttgtagtcgatcttggaattctaaccccatttctaGGCACTTGAAgaaaagcaagctttgttacatgtaattcccttggttgattaactaaattgtgtataaatctcttagttgatacaaaattcagattaatctatctccagtgttcttaaactccaagtctatttcatggcatgtgattctcgaacttcttttgaaattgtagttggaaatctcacatttgcatgaattcattcactttatttgctagagtctagcaaaaagctagttgggggggtgtgataaagggttagaattgcataattaagttgtttaaatgagtgatttattttatcaaataagaattgaacacttaattatgcaacaaattccaatattgaatgtcaaattaattgatgccaatatttttgcacatcaaagtctcatatttgcccttgaaatacataaactataatatcaattcatttatatattgtagggcatttatggaaggaaagaaagaatgggacctatgaaaaaaaagagaagttaactatggttttatggaatctcatctaatagagatcaaaagcatcattcggacacacatatgcagtggactcacaatgcacatgcacacattcggaccatgcagtggactcacacagcacacatgcagaaaatgcaaacatgcaaCAAACCAGCACATCCAGACATGCAGCGGACAGCACTCATACAAACacagcacatgcagaaaaatgcacacATGTAGAAAAGCATCACCAGGACAGCACATAACCTGGACGTTGCAGACAAACACAgcagcaaagacactcacacatgctggacaaactcacacatacagcaaaagaaagaagacccttcggacagcactcacacatgcatgcacacatgtacacatcAGTAAGCATACAGCACATTACAGCAGACcagcctcattcggacagcacacagctggacccacagcagctcacacatgcaggacaacaaatttgttcttcttttcaaagtagatgaacgtgcagcaacaagatcactcggacagcagaacactcacacatgcagacctttGGACAGCTGAAGCAGAAAGCTCACATATGCAGCACCGGTGCAGGAGAtgagttatttattttagcTGGCAGCAGCAGAGAAGGGGAAgtttgtttacttattttttttcgtTTAGAAGCTAGAGGGAGTTATTGTTTCTGGGTTTTTCCATTCAGCTAGAGTTGAGCAACttttttttggaagtttttcttgctttccgtTTGAGTTTTTCGTTCATAGCAGTAGGTagtcttgaaattttttttcttcgtcTTCTCGTTTAGAGCGGCGGCTGGTATGGATATTATCTTGCACTCTGTTTTTTTTTCGTTTGGACGGACATAGCAGCAGATTTTCATAACTTTCACTTTGCTTTTCGTTTAGATGCTAGCAGTAGAGcagtcattatttttattttctttcttcctcgttTAAGACAGAAGCAGCTGgttttgtctttcttttcacttagcatttattttcattgaagacGCTGGGCGGCTGGTTTATTGTCTTTCacacatttttttcattcttgctttttgttttgGACGGAGGTAGCAGCATTAGTTctattcttattttcttttcgtttagcAAGAGTCGGTTGGTCTTGTTTTTagcttagtttatttttattttgggtatttttcTCTCTTAGATTTTCGCATGGTTcaatttagattaatttttattgctaaaaatatcatgtgtagctaatttctaaaacttgggttgtggaataagacttaatttattttgggttctagtttgatgcaatattttgttgttgaatgttgatttcactaagttactatttgaatttaaattgaaaattgatgcggctcttgctcttgttttgttgttgacgtgaggcacaacaaaagcttgaaaattatcaaggcttctctcaattgattgttaatgtgtgttcggctagtaaaatagaaaatcccttagaaaaatattgcaaaatcttgagcttaactttttatctttcaattagcaatgccttgattggattgttaatcgagaaaattatctagaatccgaaataaagagagtctcatacccaacccaagtgttcgttaatttgttttgttttagaaactctaatttcaactttcattatctttttgcgttgcatttgaattttattttcatcactcatacttgattcatttgttactcacaaatctcctatacgctttgataacccattgtccctgtggaatacgattctggacttatccttgatacaacttgacacttctacacttggaagcacattcgagactGAGTCACTGGTCCTTCCCAATATGCAGTCAATCCAAATTCAGAACCATGGGGACCACCTCATTATCCTAATTCAGCACCTTTTGGTTAGAGGAGGAACCTCGAGGAAACTGTCCAGCAAACGGGAACAACCTTCTAGTAGTTCATGCAAGGGAAAGCAACAATAAATACACAAAATGCTCAAACCTTTAATGACATCAGAGGGACCTTGACCAAAATCTCTAACTTGAAGCAAGTAAAAGCTATCACCACCTTGAGGAGTGGTAAAACTTTTGAAAACCCTACTCCTGAGAGCACAAGTGGTAAGGTTTCTAACCCTATACCTATTCAAACTGAGGAAACAACTCTACTAGGCTAACAATTtctcataaagaaaaaaatcaagctGAGATCTTAAAAGTGTTCAAACAAGTAAGGATCAATATACCCTTACTAGATGCCATTCAACAAATTCCCACTCATGCCAAGTTTTTTAAGGATCTCATTTAGCAAGTCAGTGCCATAATTCAACACAACACACCTCCTAAATTTGAAGACCCTGGATCCCCTACTATTGCTTGCATCATTGGGAATTCAAAAATTAGCCATGCCTTACTAGACTTAGGATCTAGTGTCAATTTGTTGCCTTACACTATATATGAGAAACTGGGATTGGGAGAATTCAAATCAACCTCCATAAATTGCAATTAGCTAATAGGTCAATTAAAGTACCAAGGGGagtggtagaggatgttctgGTTTAAGTTGATAAATTCTATTATCCAGTAGATTTTGTTGCCCTTGACATGAAGCTGTCTGTTAATTTAGTTTTTCAAGCTCCTGTAATTTTGGGAAGACTATTTTTGGCTACCTCTAATGCCttaataaattgtagaagtggggTTCTGAAACTAggttttggcaacatgactttggaacTTAACACTTTTAATATGTGCAGACAACCTTAAGAAGTGGAGGAGCCTCAAGAAGTAAATTTGTTGGGGGGCATCTTTGCAAAATCTTTCCCTCTAATTACTGAAAATTTTGAAGAAGTTTTTGAAATACTAGAATCTGCTGACCAATCACTGCTTGTGTTTCACTTAGGACAAGCAACAACATGGATGCCCAAGGTTGAGCAGCTAGGGCCAGCACAACTAACAGAGAAGATAGACAAGGAGCAGATCCAAGCTTTGGACCTTAAGCCCCTACCCACAAAACTCAAGTATGCTTTTCTAGGACCTAATAACACTTTACCTATGGTTATATCTTCTTGTCTAACTAATAGACAAGAAGAAGAGCTCTTAAAGGTCCTTATAAAACATGAAAATGCCATAGGCTGGACCTTGGCTGACATTAAGGGCATAAACCCCCTCATTTGCACTCATAATATTTACCTGGAGGAGGATTCCAGGCCTTCtagagaaatgaaaagaaggCTCAATCCTTCAATGAAAGAAGTAGTTAAAAAGGAGGTCCTTAA
This sequence is a window from Carya illinoinensis cultivar Pawnee chromosome 9, C.illinoinensisPawnee_v1, whole genome shotgun sequence. Protein-coding genes within it:
- the LOC122276989 gene encoding uncharacterized protein LOC122276989, which gives rise to TRLTTTMSAQEKGKFPAQSQPNPQGQNHQFQNVAGDSNVKQVKAITTLRNGKVIGIPAQEVEKNGNTSKPPSENEAHDPLKSESVPSTTLAPFPQRLAPLHKDKHHAEILEIFKQVRINIPLLDAIQQIPTYAKFLKDLCTVKRKLNVQKKAFLTEQVSAIIQTNTPPKYKDPRSPTIACMIGSSKIGQALLDLGSSVNLLPYNVY